One Lentibacillus cibarius DNA window includes the following coding sequences:
- a CDS encoding TrkH family potassium uptake protein: MFKLTIFRWIKQLSPVQLIFLFYFIAVIVSTAVLALPAAHQDGVHPPLIDILFTAVSALSVTGLSTLSIADTFNTTGVILLAIILQLGGVGVMAIGTFIWMITGKKIRLKERKLIMADQNQTSFSGIVRLVREILLVILTIEFIGFIILGTYYLQYFPTVKEAYFQSFFGVISATTNGGFDITGQSLKLFKDDYFVQFINMLLIVFGAIGYPVLIEIKEYLFAGEKKRETLRFSLFAKITTLTFLVLIVVGTLFIMLLDIGGFFAGKSWHEVLFYSLFQSITTRSGGLSTMDVSQLSEPNHLFMSILMIIGASPSSAGGGIRTTTFALVVIFIITYARGKENIRIFNREIHDEDLRKAVTVTLMAIVFVLTATLMLTIAEPFDLSQILFEVSSAFGTVGLSLGITGDLSMFSKIVLMILMFIGRVGILTFLFIFKSNKQAGKYHYPKEKIIIG, from the coding sequence ATGTTTAAACTAACCATTTTTCGTTGGATAAAACAGTTGTCGCCGGTACAACTCATTTTTCTGTTCTATTTTATAGCAGTAATCGTATCTACGGCTGTTTTAGCATTGCCGGCTGCCCATCAGGACGGGGTGCATCCCCCGCTGATTGATATCCTATTTACTGCTGTCAGCGCGCTTAGTGTGACAGGTCTGTCCACACTGTCCATTGCAGATACATTCAATACAACGGGTGTTATTCTGCTTGCTATCATCCTTCAGCTGGGTGGTGTAGGGGTGATGGCTATCGGCACGTTCATCTGGATGATTACAGGGAAAAAAATTCGCCTGAAAGAACGTAAACTGATTATGGCTGATCAAAATCAGACATCATTTTCAGGTATCGTCAGGCTGGTTAGAGAAATTTTGCTCGTTATTTTAACGATTGAATTCATTGGATTTATTATTTTGGGAACCTATTATCTTCAGTACTTTCCGACTGTGAAAGAAGCTTATTTCCAAAGTTTTTTTGGTGTGATTAGTGCAACGACAAACGGCGGATTTGATATAACCGGTCAATCTTTAAAGCTATTTAAGGATGATTATTTCGTCCAGTTTATTAACATGCTGCTGATTGTTTTCGGGGCCATTGGCTATCCCGTACTCATTGAAATAAAGGAATATTTGTTTGCGGGAGAAAAAAAACGGGAAACACTCCGCTTTTCGCTATTTGCCAAGATTACAACGTTGACTTTTCTCGTATTGATAGTTGTTGGGACGTTGTTCATTATGCTTCTTGATATAGGTGGTTTTTTCGCAGGTAAATCCTGGCATGAGGTGTTGTTTTACTCACTGTTCCAATCCATTACAACGAGAAGTGGCGGGCTGTCTACAATGGATGTGAGTCAGTTGAGCGAACCCAACCACTTGTTTATGTCTATCCTCATGATTATCGGCGCTTCCCCGAGTAGTGCAGGAGGAGGCATCCGGACAACAACGTTTGCACTCGTGGTCATCTTTATCATTACGTATGCCAGGGGGAAAGAAAATATCCGGATATTCAACAGGGAAATACATGACGAAGATTTACGTAAAGCTGTTACCGTCACATTAATGGCGATTGTATTTGTACTCACGGCAACGCTTATGCTAACCATAGCTGAGCCGTTTGATCTGTCACAAATTCTGTTTGAAGTGTCTTCAGCATTTGGTACTGTAGGCCTGTCATTGGGCATTACCGGCGATTTATCGATGTTCAGTAAAATTGTTCTTATGATTTTGATGTTTATAGGTAGAGTAGGCATACTCACATTTTTATTCATTTTCAAAAGCAATAAGCAGGCTGGAAAATATCATTATCCAAAAGAGAAAATCATTATTGGATAA
- a CDS encoding putative bifunctional diguanylate cyclase/phosphodiesterase, with protein sequence MSIQQQLPVDQRILTRLKDAVIFVDQDGTIIKGNRAAFSVLGLNEEKGSLYQYLDFSLLKANDESHLLMELKNQNNKPVEVQSVRMDTDVFCLIINEFPIVDKTEEVKKYINQLTINNDEGIVMYDDGVIIDCDTAFARMFGYTEEELTDMELRQLIHHLDNTNDQLDNLHELTGVRKDGSLFYVEWIEHPYNHIGDIIGVAIVKNITDRIENEKQIEYMAYYDDLTDLPNRNYFNNVLQEAVVHAASKKEMFSVYFIDLNYFKEINDTLGYDFGDELLKACGERFKSFLNTSTFIARMGGDEFIILHRHVRNRHDAVIFAKRLIAAFAKPIKVGDCEQFTSISIGISIYPDHGSTSSELIKHADSAMYVIKERDGSNYKLFDASISEKFSAMLTMENDLRTALKEGQFELYYQPQKNLYSNKIVGIEALLRWNHPVKGFVPPNEFISHAERTGLIIEIGDWVLKEACRQNKAWQDKGFPPVIVSVNLSAKQFHQRELVEKVEGILQETGLEPDYLELEITESMAMTNEPYILETLERLRRLGVKVSIDDFGTGYSSFKYLSMFPVSKLKIDKMFMNENQKQNQAIVKSIIHMSHSLNMKVIAEGVETYEQLQFLTAEKCDEMQGFFLSKPLPANAVIQLLRE encoded by the coding sequence ATGAGTATACAGCAGCAATTGCCGGTTGATCAACGTATTTTGACCAGACTTAAAGATGCAGTCATATTTGTTGATCAAGACGGCACCATCATCAAAGGCAATCGTGCTGCTTTTTCTGTATTAGGATTGAATGAGGAAAAAGGCTCCTTGTATCAATACTTGGACTTTAGTCTTTTAAAGGCAAACGATGAAAGCCACCTTCTGATGGAATTGAAAAATCAGAACAATAAGCCCGTCGAAGTACAGTCCGTGCGAATGGATACAGATGTATTCTGTCTGATTATCAATGAATTTCCTATAGTTGACAAAACAGAAGAAGTGAAAAAATATATTAACCAGTTAACCATCAATAATGATGAAGGCATAGTCATGTATGACGATGGGGTGATTATTGATTGTGATACAGCATTTGCCCGTATGTTCGGATATACGGAAGAAGAATTAACGGACATGGAACTCCGACAGCTTATTCATCATCTCGACAACACCAATGATCAACTGGACAACCTTCATGAACTGACCGGAGTTCGTAAAGACGGATCACTATTTTATGTTGAGTGGATAGAGCATCCATATAATCATATAGGTGACATCATAGGTGTTGCTATTGTCAAAAATATAACCGATCGGATTGAGAATGAAAAACAGATTGAATACATGGCGTATTACGATGATCTTACTGATTTACCTAATCGAAACTATTTTAACAACGTATTACAAGAAGCTGTAGTCCATGCAGCGTCAAAGAAAGAAATGTTTTCCGTTTATTTTATCGACTTGAATTATTTTAAGGAAATTAACGACACATTGGGCTATGATTTTGGTGATGAATTGTTAAAGGCGTGTGGTGAGCGATTTAAGTCGTTTTTGAATACGAGCACGTTTATTGCCCGTATGGGTGGTGATGAGTTCATTATTCTGCACCGGCATGTGAGAAATCGGCATGATGCTGTCATATTTGCTAAGCGTCTGATTGCAGCATTTGCTAAGCCAATCAAAGTTGGTGATTGTGAACAGTTTACGTCCATCAGTATCGGAATCAGTATATACCCTGATCATGGAAGTACGTCGAGTGAACTGATTAAACATGCCGATTCAGCGATGTATGTCATTAAAGAAAGAGATGGCAGTAATTATAAATTATTTGATGCATCGATTTCGGAAAAATTTAGTGCGATGCTCACCATGGAAAACGATTTACGGACTGCATTGAAGGAAGGGCAGTTTGAGTTATATTATCAGCCTCAAAAAAATCTGTATTCCAACAAAATTGTCGGGATTGAAGCATTACTTCGTTGGAACCACCCTGTGAAAGGTTTTGTTCCGCCGAATGAATTCATTTCACATGCGGAACGGACCGGATTGATTATTGAAATTGGGGACTGGGTTCTTAAAGAAGCATGTCGGCAAAATAAAGCATGGCAGGATAAGGGATTTCCACCTGTTATTGTAAGTGTGAACTTATCGGCAAAGCAATTTCATCAGCGCGAATTGGTCGAGAAAGTTGAGGGCATTTTACAGGAAACCGGGCTTGAACCGGATTATCTTGAACTGGAGATAACCGAGAGCATGGCGATGACTAATGAACCGTATATTTTAGAAACACTGGAACGTTTACGTCGACTTGGTGTAAAGGTGTCTATTGATGATTTCGGTACGGGCTATTCTTCGTTTAAATATTTAAGCATGTTTCCTGTTTCCAAGCTGAAAATAGATAAGATGTTCATGAACGAAAATCAGAAACAAAATCAGGCAATTGTTAAGTCCATTATCCACATGTCCCATTCCCTGAATATGAAGGTCATTGCTGAAGGTGTTGAAACCTATGAGCAGCTGCAGTTCCTTACTGCTGAAAAGTGTGATGAGATGCAAGGATTCTTTTTGAGCAAGCCATTGCCTGCAAACGCAGTTATTCAATTGCTAAGGGAATAG
- a CDS encoding S1C family serine protease: MHRKQLGPIIVSVLLIAGGVFILLLMHDKWQSDSITVNNPAISKMDTVTQKLDLKSIIHTAEKSVVQIEGQNEQTTVTGSGFLYNEKGDIVTNAHVVNDADVIYVRTANGRIYPAAVIGTGEQTDIAVIRVPQLEGQQSLDVETEKKAETGDEVIALGSPHGFQNTVTLGIISGTERNFDVDGYQYKNAYQISAQITDGNSGGPLLNRETGKVIGINAVGTNDGTLGFSIPIEDVYKELSAWSKKAKNKDLVFGKTDDIGNTANTEQLIDDAEYVVDYFLESITMRDYVGAYTLLGSKMQAGASYPDFRERFIHYTKLEYADLSSDVIQNGKVQSTLSITAQRNMPDKDKTKEETFTYVFTIGHENDQLKILKINKSPSEQKNSIR; encoded by the coding sequence ATGCACAGAAAACAACTCGGTCCAATCATTGTTTCCGTCCTACTGATTGCAGGCGGGGTCTTCATCTTACTGCTGATGCATGACAAATGGCAATCTGACAGCATTACCGTCAATAATCCGGCTATTAGTAAAATGGACACAGTCACCCAAAAACTTGATTTAAAATCCATCATTCATACAGCAGAAAAAAGCGTTGTACAAATAGAAGGTCAAAACGAACAGACAACAGTCACTGGAAGTGGATTTTTATATAATGAAAAAGGCGACATTGTAACGAACGCCCACGTTGTAAATGATGCTGACGTCATTTATGTCCGAACTGCAAATGGCCGTATATACCCCGCAGCAGTCATCGGAACAGGCGAACAAACCGACATTGCTGTGATCCGTGTACCACAGCTTGAAGGACAACAATCGTTGGACGTCGAAACCGAGAAAAAGGCTGAAACAGGTGATGAGGTCATTGCGCTCGGCAGTCCGCACGGTTTTCAAAATACCGTTACACTTGGAATTATATCAGGGACAGAACGAAATTTTGACGTCGATGGATATCAGTACAAGAACGCATATCAGATTTCCGCACAAATAACGGATGGTAATAGTGGCGGACCGCTTCTCAACCGGGAAACCGGTAAGGTTATCGGCATCAATGCTGTAGGCACAAACGATGGAACGCTCGGATTTAGCATACCGATTGAGGATGTTTATAAAGAACTGTCAGCATGGTCGAAAAAGGCAAAAAATAAAGATCTGGTCTTCGGCAAAACTGATGATATTGGAAACACGGCAAACACCGAGCAACTAATCGATGATGCGGAATATGTTGTTGACTATTTCCTCGAGAGTATTACCATGCGGGACTATGTAGGGGCCTATACGCTACTTGGCAGCAAGATGCAGGCGGGGGCATCCTACCCTGACTTCCGGGAACGATTCATCCATTATACAAAACTCGAATATGCTGATTTATCAAGTGATGTTATCCAAAATGGTAAGGTTCAATCAACTCTTTCAATCACAGCTCAAAGAAACATGCCCGACAAAGATAAAACAAAAGAAGAAACATTCACTTATGTTTTCACTATCGGGCATGAAAATGATCAGTTAAAAATCCTAAAAATCAACAAGTCACCGTCAGAGCAAAAAAATAGCATACGATGA
- a CDS encoding zinc ribbon domain-containing protein, with protein MHHCPYCGTKVLDNEIYCVECGEKLPGDMQERQKKKKSFNNYWYIPMSVLLLLVLASGLYYIFMQHQSTKAAKLYQKAETYAMEGNYTKANDTLQKSLNNAHNFQQAKDALHFTEKAKSIQKNMEQASDLLDKKKFQQALALINEAEDSLTNYNGEAVTKLIDKLTKNRNRLKLAQLKHKLNQDPNIDDLKVLLWEADEIQSDEADKIMTSIRNQIVDYTFSKASEQLNDHQFSDALLIVEDGLKYAPDSKKLHSLKTTIDKEKTAFETAQRQRMEQAINSAEQERKLNENDAIELVTVQAKRDKQGKVTVQGKVKSAATIPVNSILVEYSLLTDDKTRVTNKVYVYPDTLYPDETGQFSFTHYEIDQKTDDLTINVDRIKWYTDQQQ; from the coding sequence ATGCACCATTGCCCTTATTGTGGCACAAAAGTCCTGGATAATGAGATTTATTGCGTTGAATGCGGTGAAAAATTGCCCGGAGACATGCAGGAACGGCAAAAAAAGAAGAAATCCTTCAATAACTACTGGTATATACCGATGTCTGTCTTGCTCTTGTTGGTTCTTGCTTCCGGCTTGTATTATATCTTTATGCAGCACCAATCGACAAAGGCTGCTAAACTGTATCAAAAAGCAGAAACGTACGCAATGGAAGGTAATTACACGAAAGCAAACGACACATTGCAAAAGTCGCTTAACAATGCTCACAACTTTCAACAGGCTAAGGATGCATTGCATTTTACAGAAAAAGCGAAAAGCATTCAAAAGAATATGGAACAGGCATCAGACTTGCTGGATAAAAAGAAATTCCAGCAAGCTTTAGCACTGATCAATGAAGCAGAAGACAGCCTTACTAATTATAACGGCGAGGCGGTAACTAAATTGATTGATAAGCTTACAAAGAACCGGAATCGTCTTAAACTGGCTCAATTAAAGCATAAATTGAATCAGGATCCGAACATTGATGATTTAAAAGTACTTTTATGGGAAGCCGATGAAATTCAATCAGATGAAGCAGACAAGATAATGACCTCCATTCGCAATCAAATTGTTGACTATACGTTTTCTAAAGCAAGCGAACAACTCAACGATCATCAGTTTTCCGATGCGCTATTAATTGTAGAAGACGGTTTAAAATATGCACCCGATTCGAAAAAACTTCATAGTCTCAAAACAACGATTGACAAGGAAAAAACAGCCTTTGAAACAGCACAGCGACAACGAATGGAACAAGCTATCAATTCCGCGGAACAAGAAAGAAAGTTGAACGAGAATGATGCGATTGAACTCGTTACTGTTCAAGCTAAGCGGGATAAGCAAGGAAAAGTGACGGTACAAGGAAAAGTTAAAAGCGCCGCAACCATACCAGTGAATTCCATATTAGTCGAGTATTCCCTATTAACTGATGACAAAACACGCGTAACCAATAAGGTCTATGTTTATCCGGATACCCTTTATCCCGATGAAACTGGACAATTCTCGTTTACGCATTATGAGATTGATCAAAAAACGGATGATTTAACTATTAACGTGGACCGAATCAAGTGGTACACAGATCAACAACAATAG
- the lepB gene encoding signal peptidase I has product MEKTKKKNEWLEWGKAILIAIILALFLRTFIFATSIVDGESMEPTLEDGETVLFNKFTYLFEEPEREDIVIIKRPLKNYVKRVIGLPGETISVKNKTLYIDGEAYNQSFLNNKRLKMTGHVGPIKVPKNNYFVMGDNRAISKDSRNGLGFIRESEIIGKSELIIFPFNEWSTTR; this is encoded by the coding sequence TTGGAAAAAACAAAAAAGAAAAACGAGTGGCTGGAATGGGGAAAAGCCATTCTGATAGCAATCATATTGGCGCTATTTCTACGTACGTTCATATTCGCAACATCGATTGTTGACGGTGAAAGCATGGAGCCCACGCTAGAGGACGGCGAAACCGTTCTTTTTAACAAATTTACATATTTGTTTGAAGAACCCGAGCGAGAGGACATCGTTATCATAAAAAGGCCTTTAAAAAACTATGTGAAACGAGTAATCGGGTTACCAGGTGAAACCATTTCGGTGAAAAACAAAACGTTGTATATTGATGGTGAGGCATATAACCAATCATTTTTAAATAATAAACGACTCAAAATGACTGGCCATGTAGGCCCTATTAAAGTGCCGAAAAATAATTATTTCGTTATGGGAGACAACAGAGCGATAAGCAAAGACAGCAGAAATGGACTTGGCTTTATACGGGAGAGCGAGATTATCGGTAAGTCAGAGTTGATTATTTTCCCTTTTAATGAATGGTCAACAACCAGGTAA
- a CDS encoding PilZ domain-containing protein, translated as MYFKRNEPYRYTFSEPVDGKLTKTETDDTVTTNVQILDVSNHGAKIYCPSVVNLQEHAKISLTFELNSTFFQSPGTIVWLKQFRQSLELGLHLDTDDEYKEKILAELKQMAKNKTQ; from the coding sequence ATGTATTTTAAACGAAATGAACCTTATCGTTACACGTTTAGCGAACCCGTTGACGGGAAGCTGACAAAAACCGAAACAGACGACACCGTGACAACGAATGTCCAAATACTTGATGTAAGTAATCACGGTGCCAAGATTTATTGCCCGAGTGTCGTCAATCTTCAGGAACATGCCAAGATATCATTGACCTTTGAACTAAATTCAACTTTCTTCCAGTCACCAGGTACAATTGTATGGCTTAAGCAATTCCGCCAGTCATTGGAACTTGGGTTGCACTTGGACACAGATGATGAATACAAAGAGAAGATACTGGCGGAACTTAAACAAATGGCCAAAAACAAAACACAATAG
- a CDS encoding IS110 family transposase, whose protein sequence is MKLFAGLDVSSFDIKICLLDGEGEKVKSFTVSNDLPGASELRDTVLEYLRDQAVDTLKFGLESTSVYSFHPSMFLHHDEALKALGAEVFVMNPKQIANFKKSYSDMDKTDEIDAFVIADYLRFGRLPMSVVKESQYVALQQLTRSRYQLVHQVTKEKQHFLQHLSFKCNTFKEEVDSSVFGNAMMELFFEKFSLDELAQMPVEDLADFLQEKGRNRFGDPECVAKSIQKAVRSSYRLDKVVEDSIDVILGTTIEVIRTLQKQIKEIDKAIERIMAGLPQTLVTIPGIGPVFTAGIIAEIGQIERFDDETKIAKYAGLYWRKHQSGRFTADDTSLTRNGNQYLRYYLVEAANSVRRHVPEYQAYYAKKYSEVPKHQHKRALVLTARKLVRLVDVLLRNHQIYTPKRSVNA, encoded by the coding sequence ATGAAATTATTTGCTGGATTAGATGTTAGTTCTTTTGATATCAAGATTTGTTTGCTGGATGGTGAAGGAGAAAAGGTTAAATCCTTCACGGTTTCCAATGACCTTCCTGGTGCTAGTGAGCTTCGGGATACTGTTTTGGAATATTTGCGTGATCAGGCTGTTGATACGCTCAAATTCGGGCTTGAATCCACGTCCGTTTATAGTTTTCATCCATCCATGTTTCTTCATCATGATGAGGCACTCAAAGCACTTGGCGCAGAGGTATTTGTCATGAATCCAAAACAGATTGCGAACTTTAAAAAGAGTTATAGCGACATGGACAAAACCGATGAAATTGATGCGTTCGTCATCGCCGATTATCTGCGTTTTGGCCGATTGCCAATGTCTGTTGTCAAAGAGAGCCAATATGTTGCGCTCCAACAGCTTACACGCTCCAGGTATCAGCTAGTTCATCAGGTTACCAAGGAAAAGCAGCACTTCCTTCAACACTTGAGTTTTAAATGCAATACCTTCAAAGAGGAAGTCGATTCTTCCGTTTTTGGGAATGCCATGATGGAACTGTTTTTCGAGAAGTTCAGTCTGGATGAACTTGCGCAAATGCCGGTTGAAGATCTAGCTGATTTTCTACAAGAAAAGGGCAGAAATCGCTTTGGTGACCCGGAATGTGTTGCGAAATCCATTCAGAAAGCCGTTCGTTCTTCTTACCGTCTGGACAAGGTTGTGGAAGACTCTATCGATGTTATTCTTGGTACAACTATCGAAGTCATTCGCACACTCCAAAAACAGATAAAGGAAATTGATAAAGCAATCGAGCGTATCATGGCTGGACTGCCACAAACGCTTGTCACTATCCCAGGCATCGGGCCCGTGTTTACTGCGGGAATCATCGCCGAAATCGGCCAAATTGAGCGATTTGATGATGAAACTAAGATAGCCAAATATGCAGGCCTTTATTGGCGAAAGCACCAATCAGGCCGCTTCACAGCTGACGACACTTCACTTACGCGTAACGGGAATCAGTACCTCAGATATTACCTGGTTGAAGCCGCCAACTCGGTAAGACGGCACGTTCCTGAGTATCAAGCATATTACGCGAAAAAATACAGTGAAGTACCTAAGCATCAACACAAAAGAGCACTCGTCTTAACCGCAAGAAAATTAGTGCGTTTGGTGGATGTGCTACTACGCAATCACCAAATCTACACGCCAAAAAGGAGCGTGAATGCATGA
- a CDS encoding aspartyl-phosphate phosphatase Spo0E family protein: MYATDNLLQHIEYLRNKMMVVATEKGFTSDEAILLSQELDKLLNIYTSVKEQNTVEQIDQY, translated from the coding sequence ATGTATGCTACAGACAACCTTTTGCAACATATCGAATATTTAAGGAATAAAATGATGGTCGTTGCCACGGAAAAAGGTTTTACCAGTGACGAAGCAATTTTATTAAGCCAAGAACTGGACAAGCTGTTAAATATCTATACGTCGGTGAAAGAGCAAAATACGGTTGAACAAATCGACCAGTATTGA
- a CDS encoding FbpB family small basic protein → MRSKYQNFEDLVKQNKQELLDDDKKVQQLEYRLDEKVISQSTDNMEQNSLQQ, encoded by the coding sequence ATGCGTTCAAAATATCAGAATTTTGAAGATTTAGTGAAACAAAATAAACAGGAACTACTGGATGACGATAAAAAAGTACAGCAACTTGAGTATCGTCTCGACGAAAAGGTAATCAGTCAAAGCACTGATAATATGGAGCAGAATTCATTACAACAATGA
- the ric gene encoding iron-sulfur cluster repair di-iron protein, with protein MMTEFTIDHKPAEIVKVFPKASDLFKRHRIDFCCGGDRPLGDVCKERNLDENAVMGALNDAYRAWQKEEHETVDWDRVPASEIIDHIVHTHHAYLNEELPALGKFVSKIFRVHGKNHPHLKELHRLYNDFKVDMEEHTVKEEEEVFPLIKQYEENPNDELLQRIHEANGGLEDEHDAAGNILKRMREITNGFEPPADACNSYRITYARLAELEADTFQHIHLENHVLFKNLARVNG; from the coding sequence ATGATGACTGAATTTACAATTGACCATAAACCAGCAGAAATTGTGAAAGTATTCCCTAAGGCTAGTGATTTGTTCAAACGGCACCGGATTGATTTTTGTTGTGGCGGTGACCGACCATTGGGGGATGTTTGTAAAGAACGGAACCTGGATGAGAATGCTGTTATGGGAGCCCTAAACGATGCATATAGAGCTTGGCAGAAAGAAGAGCATGAAACCGTTGACTGGGATCGTGTACCTGCGAGTGAGATTATCGATCACATTGTCCACACACACCATGCCTATTTAAATGAGGAACTGCCAGCATTAGGAAAATTTGTTTCAAAGATCTTTCGGGTGCACGGCAAAAATCATCCGCATTTAAAAGAATTGCATCGTCTGTATAACGATTTCAAAGTGGACATGGAAGAACATACGGTAAAAGAGGAAGAAGAAGTCTTTCCACTGATCAAACAATATGAAGAAAATCCGAATGATGAACTATTGCAGCGCATTCATGAAGCCAATGGCGGACTGGAAGATGAGCATGATGCAGCAGGAAACATTTTAAAACGGATGCGGGAAATTACAAACGGATTTGAACCACCGGCAGATGCTTGTAACTCCTACCGCATCACATATGCTCGCCTGGCAGAATTGGAAGCAGATACATTCCAGCATATTCACTTGGAAAATCACGTATTGTTTAAAAATTTAGCCCGCGTAAACGGGTAA
- a CDS encoding DMT family transporter, whose protein sequence is MNKAFIYILLGASLWGTIGWYVKNLYSYGFTPMEVVTLRVSSAAFLLIIYLAMTAPKKLKLTSFRDIGFFIGTGIFSIVFFNFCLFTAIDMSTIPTATALLYTGPAFVTILSFLLFKESLTKPKIVALIVTLAGVALVVGLVPLNLSTFELSSVLFGLGSGFGYALYSIFSKFALKKYTSLSVTLFTFVVAALFLLPFFPYEEKMHLLMDPLVLFYAVGLGFLPTAFAYIIYTYGLNLTEASFASILTTVEPVVAALIGIFLFQEPFTIVQMTGMACIIGAVIFIQVFPENTPKKIALSDVHHDTRVKNHL, encoded by the coding sequence TTGAATAAAGCATTCATCTATATTCTTTTGGGCGCCTCATTATGGGGGACCATTGGCTGGTATGTGAAAAACCTATATTCCTATGGTTTTACGCCGATGGAAGTAGTGACATTACGTGTATCTTCGGCTGCTTTTCTTTTAATCATTTACTTAGCCATGACGGCACCGAAAAAACTGAAACTCACTTCTTTTCGTGATATTGGCTTTTTTATCGGAACAGGCATCTTCAGCATTGTTTTCTTTAACTTCTGCCTATTTACAGCTATCGATATGTCAACTATACCGACAGCGACCGCGTTGCTTTATACAGGTCCTGCTTTTGTTACCATATTGTCATTTCTGCTGTTTAAGGAATCACTGACAAAGCCGAAAATCGTAGCGCTTATCGTTACACTTGCTGGTGTTGCACTGGTCGTCGGCTTGGTGCCGCTTAATCTTAGCACGTTCGAGCTCAGCAGTGTGCTTTTCGGACTTGGTTCAGGTTTTGGGTATGCGTTATATAGTATTTTCAGCAAATTCGCCTTGAAGAAATATACCAGTCTTTCCGTCACACTATTCACATTTGTCGTCGCTGCATTATTTCTACTGCCATTTTTCCCATATGAGGAAAAAATGCATTTGCTGATGGATCCGCTTGTCCTGTTTTATGCAGTTGGATTAGGATTTCTGCCTACAGCCTTTGCTTATATCATTTATACATACGGGCTTAATCTTACCGAAGCATCATTTGCCTCCATCCTGACAACAGTTGAACCGGTAGTCGCAGCATTGATTGGCATATTCCTGTTTCAAGAGCCGTTTACTATCGTCCAGATGACCGGGATGGCTTGCATCATTGGTGCCGTCATTTTCATTCAAGTTTTTCCGGAGAACACCCCGAAAAAGATTGCATTAAGTGATGTCCATCACGACACACGTGTAAAAAACCATTTATGA
- a CDS encoding YkyB family protein: MNQKTHIPLNELARALFTINRHAKTAPEPKHLYYIKKESINLLLKEKRAEKIGLHFSNHPKFSNQHSTLLVKVGDYFFHIPPTKEDFKELKHLGELDKHYRNPPARMSLSQAKKIIYRHIDWKPPKQHSVMGKNARSKNYKSACFTPSSLGRIDWPPSKTRRSSRTRF, translated from the coding sequence ATGAATCAGAAAACGCACATTCCGCTTAATGAACTTGCCCGGGCATTGTTCACAATCAATCGCCACGCCAAGACAGCTCCAGAACCCAAGCATCTTTATTATATCAAAAAAGAATCCATTAACTTGCTTTTGAAAGAGAAACGTGCCGAGAAAATAGGCCTGCACTTCTCAAACCACCCTAAATTCAGCAATCAGCACTCGACACTTCTGGTGAAGGTTGGGGATTATTTCTTTCATATCCCTCCGACAAAGGAAGATTTTAAAGAACTGAAGCATTTGGGTGAGTTGGACAAACACTACCGGAACCCCCCAGCAAGAATGTCACTATCACAAGCGAAAAAAATCATCTATCGTCATATTGACTGGAAACCGCCAAAACAGCACAGTGTAATGGGAAAAAATGCTAGATCAAAAAACTATAAATCTGCTTGTTTCACCCCATCATCGCTTGGAAGAATTGATTGGCCACCCAGTAAAACACGACGGAGTTCCCGAACACGTTTCTAA